TGGCGGCCGAGCCGGTCTTCCAGGTCGACGTCGACCCGCACAGCGATGTGGTCGTGATGCCCTACTCGTCGGGAACGACCGGCCTCTCCAAGGGCGTCATGCTCACCCATCGCAACCTCGTTGCCAATGTCGTCCAGGCAGACGCCGCGGTCGGCCTGGCAGAGGAGGACGTCATCGTGGCGGTCCTCCCGTTCTTCCACATCTACGGGATGCAGGTCCTCATGAACGGGATCCTCGCATCGGGAGGGACGGCCGTGACCCTTCCGCGGTTCGATCTCGAGCAGTTCCTCCAGTCGCTCCAGGACCACCGGGTGACGCGGGCCTACGTGGTGCCGCCCATCGTGCTGGCGCTCGCCAAGCACCCGGTCGTCGACCGATACGACCTCTCGGCGCTCGATCTCGTGTTCTCCGGCGCGGCGCCCCTCGGCGCCGACCTGGCGAGCGAGGCCAAAGCTCGGATCGGCGCCGAGGTCGTCCAGGGATACGGGCTCACCGAGACGAGTCCGGTGACCCACGCCACCCCGCGCGGGCAATACCGGGCGGGCTCCATCGGGATCGTGATCCCGAACACAGAGGTCAGGGTCGTTGACCCTGTGAGCGGGGAGGATCTCGAGGTAGCCGAAGACGGAGAGATCTGGATCAGGGGGCCCCAGGTGATGAAGGGATACCTCAACAACGAGGAAGCCACCGCGGCGACCATCGACCCGGAAGGATGGCTGCACTCGGGAGACATCGGCCACGTCGACGAGGACGGGCATTTCTACATCGTCGACCGGCTCAAGGAGCTCATCAAGTACAAGGGGTTCCAGGTGGCTCCGGCCGAGCTGGAGGCGCTGCTCCTCACCCACCCGGCCGTCGCAGACGCCGCCGTCATCGGCGTGCCGGACGACGAAGCAGGCGAGATCCCCAAGGCCTTCGTCGTGATCAGACCGGAATGCCAGGTGACGGGGGACCAACTCATGGCTTTCGTCGCCGAGAACGTCGCCTCGTTCAAGCGAGTCAGGGAGCTCGACGTCGTCGACGCCATCCCCAAGTCGGCGTCGGGCAAGATCCTCCGCAGGGTCCTGCGCGACCAGGAGCGTGAGCGGGCTGGCTGAGCACGACACACCCGCTCTGGCGTCACTGCGGGCTGCCGGTATCCACCACGAAGTGGTTCGCACCGGTCCCGTGACAGGTGTCGAGGAGGCCGCCGCCGCCCGGGGCATCCCGGTGGCGGCCCTCGTCAAGTCGATCGTCGTGCGCATCGGAGACGACCGGTACACCTTCGTGCTCGTCCCCGGCGACCGAGTCATCGATTGGGCCAAGCTGCGCGCCCATCTCGGGGTGCGCCGTGCATCGCTGCCCAACGCAGACGAGGCGCTCTCCGTCACCGGGTACGAGCGCGGCGCGATAACCCCGTTCGGCTCGACGCGGGCGTGGCCCGCCGTGGTCGATGCCACGCTTCTCGAGCATCCCGTCGTGTCCCTCGGCGGAGGCGCCCACGGCGTGTCGGTGAGGGTCAGCCCGTCCGACGTGGTCGCCGGGCTCGCAGCGGAGGTCGCCGACGTCACCGCGCCCGCGTGAGAGGTGACCTGTACCCTCCGGCCGGCGGCAGCAGCACGGCGCCGGACGGCATGACGGGGCATGGTGATCGGCGGGTGGGCGCAACTCCGGCCATCGCCGAGCCCGGGCACATGCTCAGGGGGCTCCTCGCCGAGGAGGGCGTCCACGAGCTCTGCACGCTCGCCGGATCGGTCGGCGTCATGGCTCTCCACGGAGGTTTGGAGGCGGGCACGTGGGAAGCGGCGCGCCGTTGCGCATCTAGGATCGGCGCCAGCACCTACGCAGTCGTGCAGCCGGACGGCCTCCGCTGGCACGTCCCGTCGTTCCAGTTCGACACGGCAGCGAGTGCGACGCTGCGACGATTCGTCCGCCACGTCTCGGTGGCCGTCTCGTTCCACGGCTTCGGGCACCCAGACCTCGACGGAGCCGTGCTCGTCGGCGGCTCGAACCGAACGCTCGCAACGGCGATCGGAGCAGCCATCGACGGGACAGGCAGGGCGACCGCCGTCACCGACATCTCGTCGATACCGAGGCGCCTGAGGGGACTCCACCCCAAGAACCCGGTCAACCTGCCGAAACATGGCGGCGTGCAGCTCGAGCTCTCGCGCCGTGCGAGGTCGGGCGGCGCCGAGCTCCACATCGCCGACGCCGTCGCCTTCGCCATCGCCGAGGAGCTTCCTTCACTCGAGTGACGCCGCGGCGCCTCACGGCGCCGCGCCGCGGGCGAGCACTACGCTCCCGGTCGCATGCTGGCGTTTCACGAGGCGTGGTTCTACGTGGCCGTCCTGGCGACGGGAGTGGTCGGGCTGTGGGGGGTCGCCCTCGGCGCGATGAAGTCAGAGCCGGTGCGGTGGTTCACCCTTGCCCGCAACGCGGCAATCGCGGCGATGCTCGTCCAGATCGGCGCCGGGCTCGCCGTCTACGGGCAAGGCCGCAGGCCCGGCAACGGCTTCCACGTGTTCTACGGCGTGGTCATCGCCATCACGCTCAGCTTCGCATACGTCTACCGCGCCCAGCTGGAGCGCCGGCCCGCCCTCGGCTACGGGCTCCTGTTGCTCTTCGTGATGGGTCTCGGCCTGCGTGCCTGGGCCAACGTCAACTGATCTGGTCTTCGTCACGGTGGGCCATCGCAGGCGAGGACCGGCTCCCGCCGGACACCGTTACCTCTTAGCATGCGCCCCGTTCACGCGAGGAGGGTTCATTCGTGCTTCTCGAAGGAAAACGCCTGCTGATCACCGGCGTCCTCACCGACGACTCGATCGCATGGCATACGGCGAGGGTCGCCCAAGAGGAGGGCGCTGCGATCCTGCTCACGGGGTTCGGCCGGGGGCTGCGCCTCACCGAGCGGGCCTCGAAGAGGCTGCCGGTCGAGGCCGAGGTCGTCGAGCTCGACATCAACGACCCGGCACACATGGATGCGCTCGCCTCGAGGATCGACGAGCTCTGGGGGGCGATCGACGGTGCCTTGCACGCCATCGCCTTCGCTCCCGATGACGCCCTCGGCGGCAACTTCCTGGCGACGCCTCCCGAAAGCGCCAGCACCGCCTTCTTGACCTCGGCCTACTCGTACAAGACGCTGGCGGTCGGGCTCCGTCCCCTCATGCAGAGGGCAGGCGGCGGATCGCTGGTGACGCTCGACTTCGACAACACACAGGCGTGGCCGGCGTATGACTGGATGGGAGTCGCCAAGGCCGCCCTCGAGGCTGTGACCCGTTATCTGGCGCGCGACCTCGGGGCCGACAGGATTCGGGTGAACGCCGTGTCGGCCGGGCCCCTGACGACGGTCGCCGCCAAGTCCATTCCCGGTTTCTCCGTCTTCCAGGACGTCTGGTCCGGCAGAGCTCCGCTCGGATGGGACTCTGCCGACCCGGAGCCCGTCGCCAAGATGGTGGCGGTGCTGCTGTCCGACTTCGCGCCGATGACGACCGGTGAGATCGTGCACGTCGATGGGGGCTTCCACGCCATCGCGACGGCTTCGAGCTGATCCCGTCAGTCCGCCGGGACCCCGGCAGACGGCTCCTCGCTGCGGCTCACGGTGCCTGCCCGCACGGGCAGCGCCACGGTGAACGTCGCCCCACCACCCACGGTCGGCTCGAACCAAGTCCGGCCGCCCATCGCTTCGCTGAGCCCGCGCACGATCGAGAGGCCGAGGCCGGTGCCGCCGTAGCCGCGGGTCTCACGGCGCTCGATCTGAGTGAACCTGTCGAAGATGTGCTCGTGGTGCTCATACGGGATGCCGGGGCCGTGGTCGATCACCGAGAGGTACACCTCGCTGCCCCGCAGCCTTGCCTGGACGTCGATCGTGACCCGCGGGGCGTACTTCAACGCGTTGTCGATGAGGTTCGTGACGATGCGACGCAAATGGCCCGGGTCGACGCGGATCTCGTCGATGGCGGGGTCGACGAGCACCGTCGCCCATTGCCTGGCGCCCGGGACGTCGCTGATGATCTCTTCGATGAACGAAAGCAGCTTGACCGCCTCCGGCCTGACCGGCAGGGCGCGGTTGTCGAGGCGGGATACGACCAGCAGGTCCTCGATGAGGGAGCGAAGCCGATCGGCCTGACGCTCTGCGGTGCCGAGCAGCTCCTGGGCATTCGGGTCGCGTGGCGCCAGCTCGGGCCTCTGGAGCGTTTTGAGCGACCCGATGATCGAGGTGAGCGGCGTCCGCAACTCGTGACTGACGACCGACACGAAGTCCGTCTTGAGCTGGGCGAGCTCCGCCATCTTGGCACTCGTCTCCTTGGCTTC
This genomic interval from Acidimicrobiia bacterium contains the following:
- a CDS encoding 4-coumarate--CoA ligase family protein, with the translated sequence MRIHHSPFSDVEIPDVAVTPFVMRHAERLADKPAFVDGTSGRTLTYGALDDLIHRLAGGLAGEGFAKAGVLALMAPNMPEYPVVFHAVATLGGVVTTINPTYTAGEVAHQLADSGATVLVTIPQFLDVAHQAAAASGVEDIIVLGDADGGRPLAELLAAEPVFQVDVDPHSDVVVMPYSSGTTGLSKGVMLTHRNLVANVVQADAAVGLAEEDVIVAVLPFFHIYGMQVLMNGILASGGTAVTLPRFDLEQFLQSLQDHRVTRAYVVPPIVLALAKHPVVDRYDLSALDLVFSGAAPLGADLASEAKARIGAEVVQGYGLTETSPVTHATPRGQYRAGSIGIVIPNTEVRVVDPVSGEDLEVAEDGEIWIRGPQVMKGYLNNEEATAATIDPEGWLHSGDIGHVDEDGHFYIVDRLKELIKYKGFQVAPAELEALLLTHPAVADAAVIGVPDDEAGEIPKAFVVIRPECQVTGDQLMAFVAENVASFKRVRELDVVDAIPKSASGKILRRVLRDQERERAG
- a CDS encoding YbaK/EbsC family protein — encoded protein: MSGLAEHDTPALASLRAAGIHHEVVRTGPVTGVEEAAAARGIPVAALVKSIVVRIGDDRYTFVLVPGDRVIDWAKLRAHLGVRRASLPNADEALSVTGYERGAITPFGSTRAWPAVVDATLLEHPVVSLGGGAHGVSVRVSPSDVVAGLAAEVADVTAPA
- a CDS encoding poly-gamma-glutamate hydrolase family protein, with amino-acid sequence MGATPAIAEPGHMLRGLLAEEGVHELCTLAGSVGVMALHGGLEAGTWEAARRCASRIGASTYAVVQPDGLRWHVPSFQFDTAASATLRRFVRHVSVAVSFHGFGHPDLDGAVLVGGSNRTLATAIGAAIDGTGRATAVTDISSIPRRLRGLHPKNPVNLPKHGGVQLELSRRARSGGAELHIADAVAFAIAEELPSLE
- the fabI gene encoding enoyl-ACP reductase FabI, which codes for MLLEGKRLLITGVLTDDSIAWHTARVAQEEGAAILLTGFGRGLRLTERASKRLPVEAEVVELDINDPAHMDALASRIDELWGAIDGALHAIAFAPDDALGGNFLATPPESASTAFLTSAYSYKTLAVGLRPLMQRAGGGSLVTLDFDNTQAWPAYDWMGVAKAALEAVTRYLARDLGADRIRVNAVSAGPLTTVAAKSIPGFSVFQDVWSGRAPLGWDSADPEPVAKMVAVLLSDFAPMTTGEIVHVDGGFHAIATASS